The Dehalococcoidales bacterium genome has a segment encoding these proteins:
- a CDS encoding ABC transporter permease, with the protein MRKYLIQRFLWLILVLFVVAFITFSLMHLVPGGPWDQEKQLDPQVVANLNQKYGLDKPFFVQFGNFIWGALRGDLGVSYSYQNRGVTQILLEGLPKTATLGFTAFIIALLIGIPLGTAAALRQNSIVDYTSVLISTIFVSIPGFVLGILLMILFSVVLHWLPTGGWGDIRQIIMPAFALAALPAAYTARIMRASMLDVVHQDYIRTAR; encoded by the coding sequence ATGCGTAAATACTTAATACAGCGTTTTTTATGGCTTATCCTCGTCCTCTTCGTGGTTGCCTTCATTACTTTCTCTCTGATGCACCTGGTGCCCGGAGGTCCCTGGGACCAGGAGAAGCAGCTCGATCCCCAGGTGGTGGCCAATCTGAACCAGAAATACGGCCTGGACAAGCCATTTTTCGTCCAGTTCGGCAATTTTATCTGGGGTGCCCTGCGCGGTGACCTCGGAGTTTCATATTCTTACCAGAACCGGGGAGTTACCCAGATATTGCTAGAGGGTCTGCCCAAAACAGCCACGCTGGGCTTTACCGCCTTTATCATTGCCTTGCTCATCGGAATTCCGCTGGGAACGGCGGCCGCCCTCAGGCAAAACTCAATCGTTGATTATACTTCAGTCTTGATTTCCACCATCTTCGTCAGTATACCGGGGTTCGTCCTGGGTATTCTTTTGATGATATTGTTCTCGGTAGTGCTCCACTGGCTGCCGACCGGCGGATGGGGTGACATCCGCCAGATTATTATGCCCGCTTTCGCTCTGGCAGCCTTACCCGCCGCTTATACCGCCCGGATTATGAGGGCGAGTATGCTTGACGTGGTACACCAGGACTATATCCGCACCGCCCG